A window of the Haloarcula rubripromontorii genome harbors these coding sequences:
- a CDS encoding SPFH domain-containing protein — protein MFPATAPLQGLGGLVGFVTVIFLLIAIALVYSSVVIIRPYQKGAYTVLGTYRGVLDQGIHFIYPFVSDVTRFDMRTQTLDVPRQEAITRDNSPVTADAVVYIKVMDPKKAFLEVDNYERAVSNLAQTTLRAVLGDMELDDTLNKRGEINARIRKELDEPTDEWGVRVESVEVREVNPSKDVQQAMEQQTSAERKRRAMILEAQGERRSAIETAEGDKQSNIIRAQGEKQSQILEAQGDAISTVLRAKSAESMGERAVIDKGMETLAEIGQGESTKFILPQELTSLVGRYGKHLQGSDVKENGHSLEALDFDDETREMLGLDDIEEILGQIDEEAQVDVEAMEEEAQKIKHGEDSGVDSADDVIEEMDAEIDNDSGTTDVAGGPDDTTRTSEVDKDN, from the coding sequence ATGTTCCCCGCGACAGCACCGCTGCAAGGTCTGGGAGGACTCGTCGGTTTCGTTACCGTAATCTTCCTCCTGATTGCCATCGCGCTGGTGTACTCCAGCGTCGTGATCATCCGCCCGTACCAGAAAGGTGCCTACACGGTCCTTGGTACCTATCGCGGCGTCCTCGACCAGGGGATTCACTTCATCTATCCCTTCGTCTCCGACGTGACGCGGTTCGATATGCGTACCCAGACGCTTGACGTGCCGCGGCAGGAAGCGATCACCCGCGACAACTCGCCGGTGACCGCCGACGCCGTCGTCTACATCAAGGTGATGGACCCGAAGAAGGCGTTCCTCGAAGTCGACAACTACGAGCGCGCCGTCTCGAACCTCGCCCAGACCACCCTCCGCGCCGTGCTGGGCGACATGGAACTGGACGACACGCTCAACAAGCGCGGCGAAATCAACGCCCGCATCCGCAAGGAACTGGACGAGCCCACCGACGAGTGGGGCGTCCGCGTCGAGAGCGTCGAGGTCCGCGAGGTCAACCCGTCCAAGGACGTCCAGCAGGCGATGGAGCAACAGACCTCCGCCGAGCGGAAACGCCGTGCCATGATCCTGGAAGCCCAGGGTGAACGGCGCTCCGCCATCGAGACGGCGGAAGGTGACAAGCAGTCGAACATCATCCGCGCCCAGGGTGAGAAACAGAGCCAGATCCTCGAAGCACAGGGTGACGCCATCTCGACCGTCCTGCGTGCAAAATCCGCCGAGTCGATGGGCGAGCGCGCCGTCATCGACAAGGGGATGGAGACGCTGGCCGAAATCGGTCAGGGCGAGTCGACGAAGTTCATCCTCCCGCAGGAGCTTACCTCGCTGGTGGGCCGCTACGGCAAGCACCTCCAGGGCTCGGACGTGAAGGAGAACGGTCACTCGCTGGAAGCGCTTGACTTCGACGACGAGACCCGCGAGATGCTTGGTCTGGACGATATCGAGGAAATCCTCGGCCAGATCGACGAGGAAGCACAGGTCGACGTCGAAGCGATGGAAGAGGAAGCCCAGAAGATAAAACACGGCGAAGACTCCGGCGTCGACAGCGCTGACGACGTTATCGAGGAGATGGACGCCGAGATAGACAACGACTCGGGCACGACTGACGTGGCCGGCGGTCCCGACGACACGACGCGAACGTCGGAAGTCGACAAAGACAACTAA